Genomic DNA from Niallia circulans:
GAAGAAACAAAAAGAAAACAAACGTGAGGCGAACATTTCGGGTAGTGAAGGATAATTAATATATGATAGAATGTTCTACATGAGCATTCTTTTTTTTAGCATTGCCAATGTTCAGAAGCTTTTACATAAATTCTATCATTTTAGTGGAATAAAATTTTAGTAAAAAATTAGTATCGGGGAGAGAACCATAATGGAGAAATTAACGAAATTACGGGAAGCTTTAGCAACTGCTGGTGTGGATGGTATTGTTATTGCCAGCAATTATAACCGCCGCTATATCAGTAACTTTACTGGTTCTGCTGGTGTTGTGTTAATCAGTGGAGAGGGAGCTAAATTCATTACAGACTTCCGCTATACAGAACAGGCTGCTAGTCAATGTGTTGGTTTTGACATTGTTAAGCACAGTGGTCCAATTCAAAAGGAAGTGGCAGAACAGGCGGAAAAATTAGGGATCAAAAAGCTTGGTTTTGAACAGGATTATTTGACTTTTACTGAATACAGACTGTATGAAGCTGTATTTAATGGCGAACTAGTTCCTGTTTCTGGTCTTGTGGAAAAGTTACGCTTGATTAAGACTAGGGAAGAGATTAAGATATTAAAGGAAGCAGCGGAGATCGCAGATGCCGCTTTTGCCCATATCCTTAAGTTTATTAAGGTTGGGAAGACAGAACTGGAAGTATCGAATGAATTAGAGTTTTTTATGAGAAAAGCAGGTGCGGTATCATCGTCCTTTGACACGATTGTCGCTTCTGGAACTAGATCTGCATTGCCACATGGTGTGGCGTCAGAAAAGCTAATCGAAGCAGGCGATTTTGTGACAATGGATTTCGGGGCATATTATAAAGGATATGTGTCTGATATGACGAGAACAGTTGCCGTTGGCAAACCAGACGAAAAGCTAAAGGAAATATATGATATTGTCCTCCAAGCTCAGTTAAAAGGAATGGAAGGTATTAAACCGGGACTTACTGGCATTCAAGCTGATGCATTGACACGTGATTACATAAGTGCGCATGGATATGGTGAGTATTTTGGCCACTCTACAGGTCATGGAATCGGTTTAGAGGTCCATGAAGGACCAGGGCTTTCTTCTAAATCAGAGACAGTTCTTGAGTCAGGCATGGTTGTAACGGTTGAACCAGGCATCTATATTCCAGGTCTGGGCGGGGTTCGCATTGAGGATGATACTATCATAACAGATGATCATAATGAAGCTTTAACCCATTCACCAAAAGAATTGATTATTTTATAGGATTAACAGGAGGATCATTTATGATTTCAGTAAACGATTTTAAAACAGGTTTAACAATTGAAGTGGATAACGGAATTTGGCGTGTATTGGATTTCCAACATGTTAAACCAGGAAAAGGCGCTGCATTCGTACGTTCTAAATTGAAAAACCTTCGTACAGGAGCAGTTCAAGAAAAAACGTTCAGAGCAGGCGAAAAGGTTGCAAAAGCACAAATTGATAACCGTAAAATGCAATACTTGTATGCAAGCGGTGATCAACATGTGTTCATGGACCAAGAATCTTATGACCAAATTGAGCTTTCTGCAGATGCAATCGAATACGAATTGAAGTTCTTGCAAGAGAATATGGAAGTATATATCATGATGTACCAAACAGAAACACTTGGTGTTGAGCTTCCGAATACAGTAGTGCTTGAAGTAACAGAAACAGAGCCTGGTATTAAAGGTGACACTGCTTCTGGTGGAACAAAGCCTGCCATTTTAGAAACTGGCCTTTCTGTGCAAGTTCCTTTCTTCATCAACCAAGGCGACAAATTGATCATCAATACAGCTGAAGCGAGCTATGTATCTCGCGCGTAATTTTAGTTTACGGTTTTTACCATTTGCGTTTCAAGAATGGATGCTGTATTATATAAATATAAACGCTGCGTTGTACGTTATCGTATGAAGTTTCAACCTTTATCGTTAATTAGGGAGTTCTATATTAAAGAAGGATCAGCATGCCTTATGACTAGCTCATTAGGACATATGAAGAAATCTTTTGCGAACACCCACCTGGTGGAGCAGGTTTTGAAACTCCATACACCTAAGCGGCAAAGGCGGCAAAAAAGAAGAGAACATTGTTCTCTTCTTTTTTTTGTGCAAATAAAAGTACTTATGCAGTCAGCCTTCAGGAATGACAAGCTTTTGACCTGCATAAATTTGGTTAACATTTTGAATATTATTCGCTTCAGCAATCGCAGAAACTGAGACACCGTATCGTTGGCTTATTGCTGATAGTGTGTCACCGGCTGCAATCGTATAAGATTTAGCAGGTGTGCTTGGAGCAGAGTTTTGCTGGTTTTGGCTTTCATCTAAATAAGGAAGCGGATTAACTGCATTTGATTTAGCGCTATTCCATCTTCCACGATGAAGTTCAAAATGCAGATGCTGTCCTGTCGATTGGCCAGTGTTGCCCATAACGCCAATAGTTTGTCCAGCTTTGACTCTTTCACCAACAGAAACCCTTCTTGAACCAGAACGCATGTGAGCATAAACAGTTTCCCAAACCTGTCCACCAAACTGATGGACAATCATGATGCACTCCCCGTAGCTTGAGGAAACATAGGAGCGAGAAACAGTCCCATCAGCTGCAGCTGCAATCGGGTTTGTGCCAGATTTCGCAAAGTCAACTCCAAAGTGCTTGTTAGCACCAGTAGTTCGGAAAGGGTTGCTGAGATTGGTAACGGATGTTGGTCGCCTAAACATGGAAATCACCTCCAAGATATGTTATGCACAAAAGAGGAGGGAAGCTTGGACACTTATTCTTTATAAAAAGAAAAAAAGGCACAGCTTAAAGTTGCTGTACCCTTTTGTATATGCTTAATTTCCAAAGTCATAGCCTTTCATATTAGCAATAATCTTTGAAATATCTGTATTATCAATGACTCCATGGAACTTTTCTGCACCTTTTCCATAAGCAAATAAAGCAATCATATTCCCTGTATGGCCTCCTGTTGTGTGGCTGAGCTGCTGTGTAGTGCTATCCAGTATGCCAGCATGATAATGGCTGGCAATAATTCTTCCTATTTCTCTGCCGACCTTTTGCTCTGGATAAATACTGCCATCTTTCTTTTTAATACTTTCCTTAAAATGCACCAATTCTTCGTTTGTTAGCTTCACATTTGCGTATTTTTGAAAAACCCTCATAATACTTTCTGTTGAATAATCTTTTGTGTTCGCATCCTTTGTTAATTTTTGCGCCATTAATTCTGGTGTTATTTGAATGTTCTTTAATGCCTTAATGTCCATCGGTTCTGTTACCGAAATCCCCATTGTTTCATGATCTGCTGCAACGATCACTAAAGTGTCCTGCCGTTTTTGTGCCCATTCCACACAGTATTTGACAGCTTCATCAAACTCAATCGTTTCTTTCCATATACTTGTTATATCAGTCGAGTGAGCAGCATGATCAATTCTTGCGCCTTCTATAACAGCGAAAAATCCCTTATTACCGTTTACAAGGGCTTCAATTGTTTTACCAGCCATCTCTGTCAATGTTGGCTCCGTGCTTTTTAACTCCTTTCGATCTTGTTTAAAGGAAAGGTGTTTGCTCGCAAAAAGACCAAGTAGTTTGTCTCCATTTGCTGAGGCAAGCTCGTTTTTTGATGTGACAAATGTGTAGCCTTGAGCTTTGTATTTTTTTATTAATTCCCTGTTTTTCCCGAAGTACATAGACCCGCCGCCCATAACGACGTCAATGTTGTTTTCTAATTGCTGCCTCGCAATTTCCTCCTGATCTGCCCATCTATCCTTAACGCTAGCTGTAAAGCTTGCCGGAGTGGCATCTGTCACACTGTTAGTCGAAACGATTCCAGTTTTGTTTCCATTTGCCTTAAAAACATCAAGGATGCTTGGAGAGTTTTTCCCATCCTTTGTCATTCCAATCATGCCATTGTTTGTTTTCTTTCCAATAGCGATGGCAGTTCCTCCTGCTGCTGAATCTGTCACATTATTATTTGCAGAGTACGTTTTGACAAGGGCGGTGTTGGGCAGTGTTTGCAAAAATAACCTGCCTTCTTTTCCATGCTCAAATAAACTCGCTATTTCCATTTGGCCAAGACCCATTCCATCCCCAATCAACAGAATGACATTTTTCGGACCGTTTGCTGCTAAAGCATAAGGCGAGCTTCCAAAAGCCATCCAAATAGTGAGAAGCAGACAGATGCAGCGGAATAATTTTGTTTTCATGCTAAAAGACTCCTTTTTAAGTAACTGTTTTTTATAGCTTTTGGAATCTGCCAGCTTTTTAGTCGTAATTATAAAACTGCTTAAGAAAGAGAACAGGCAGTCATATTATTGTTCTTCGTGCATACATTTTAATAAGTCGCATTGTAAGCCAGTGATTTTAGTGAGTTGGACAACCTTAAAAAAGGAGAAAAGCGCTGTGAACACATTCTATTCATTCTTGCCCAAAAAAATAGCTGATCAACTACTCACACTCTCTCCTGCTGAAAGAGAGCGAATAGAAGAAATCAGAATCCGGATTGGGAGGCCATTAGAAATATCTCTTCATGACGGTGTACGATTTATCGATATGGAAATGACGAAGGAGGATGCCTTTCAGTTTCTTAATAAACTCAGTCATTACTCTGTTTATACGATTGATGAAGAGCTGAAGAGGGGCTACATCACCGTCGAAGGCGGCCATCGCATTGGTCTTGCAGGTAAAGTTATCTTAGAGGAAAGTTCAGTCAAGGCGATTAGGGATATAGCTTCCTTTAATGTGCGCATAGCAAAGGAGAAAATTGGCTCTGCAGAACCATTCGCCCCGTTTCTCTATAATGGAGCAAAATGGCTGCATACGATGATTATTGGGCCGCCACAAACAGGGAAGACCACAATTTTACGAGATTTAGCAAGAATTGTCTCAACAGGACATGCGTTGCACAACATCCCAGCCCTTAAGGTCGGTATTGTCGACGAAAGGTCTGAAATAGCAGGCTGTTTGGATGGCATTCCTCAGATGACGTTTGGAACAAGGGTAGATGTTCTTGATTCCTGTCCAAAGGCAGAAGGAATGATGATGATGATTCGTTCCATGAGTCCCAATGTCCTTATTGTCGATGAAGTTGGCCGCAAGGAGGATGGAGAGGCTATTTTAGAAGCTGTTAACGCAGGTATTCAGCTGATGATGACTACACACGGCACTTCCTTTGAGGAAATTAAAAACAGACCAACACTTAAACCGATTATGGAATCGGGAATTTTTGAAAGATATGTAGAGTTGAGCAGGGCAAATGGTCCGGGCACTGTTAGTGCTATCAGAAATGGACATGGACAGATCTTAAGGGAAATGAAGGTGATGTAAATGATGAAGATAATTGGTGCAATCATCATTATAGCCACCACAAGCCTTGGAGGAATGGAAATAGCAAGATCATTTAGTGAAAGACCTAAGCAGCTTAGGCAATTGAAATCGGCTTTGCAGTCTTTAGAAGCAGAAATTATGTACGGTCATACACCACTGCATGAAGCGGCTAGACGTTTAGCTGAGCAGCTCCACCAGCCCTTGAGCACTTTTTTTGATAATTTTTCGCAAAAGCTCATGACAGAAGAGACAACGGTAAGGGATGCTTGGACAACCTGTCTTGATGACATTTGGAAAAGGACGGCAATGAAAAAGCCTGAATTGGAAATCATGAAGCAGTTTGGTGAAACGCTCGGCAGACATGACAGGGCTTCCCAGCAGAAACAAATTATGCTGACACTAACTCATATCGAAAGAGAAGAGCAAGAAGCAAGAGACCATCAATTGAGATATGAAAAAATGTTTAAGAGCTTAGGCGTGCTTTCAGGGCTATTGATTGTCATTTTATTGATGTAGGTTTAGGAGGAGACATAATGGGTTTAGAGGTGGATATTATCTTCAAGATAGCTGGTGTCGGCATCGTTGTTGCTTTTTTGCACACGATACTAGACCAGGTTGGAAAAAAAGAATATGCACAGTGGGTAACATTATTTGGCTTTATCTATATTTTATTTATGGTTGCCAACATCGTAGATGACTTATTCCAAAAAATCAAATCGGTTTTCTTATTTCAGGGATAAAGGGGGATACGATCATTGAGATTCTTCAAATAGTCGGGATTGCCCTTATTTCGACCTTTTTAGCCTTAATCATAAAAGAGCAAAAACCCAATATCGCCTTTTTGCTTGTTGTTTTTGTCGGCTGTGTTATTTTTCTATTTCTCGTTGATCAAATTGCTTCCATCATTGAAATGGTGGAAAGCATCGCTCTTAATGCGAAAGTGAATACCGTTTATGTGGAAACAATCTTAAAGATTATCGGTATTGCTTATATTGCTGAATTTGCTGTCCAAATAACGAAGGATGCTGGACAAGGTGCAATAGCATCCAAAATTGAATTGGCAGGGAAAATTTTAATCTTGGCAATGGCTGTGCCTATCCTCACAGTCCTTGTAGAAACAATCATTAATATGATTCCAAATTAGGTGTAAGATGTTTAATCTTGGGGTGAACTAATGAAAACGAAACTAAAAATTGTACTAGTATTCTTATTCACATTCTTTTTATTCATTAATCCAGTTGTACAAGCAGAATCTCCTCAAGACGATACAGAAGAAGAAGCAACAACGAGTCAGGCATTTAGCCCGGAAGAGGTCGTTCAATCCCAAATTGACAGTCTTGATTTAACAGAGCTGAAAGGTTTTTGGGAAAGCATAACTAATGAGTATGGAGGCTATCTGCCAGAGATTCAGAAGGGAAGTCTCTATGACTTTATTAAGGGCGAGAAGGATTTTGACTTCAGTATGTTTTTCTCTGGCTTGACGAAGTTTATCTTTCATGAGGTTGTCGTCAATGGCAAGCTGCTTGGATCGCTTATTCTATTGACTGTTTTCAGCATGCTGCTTCAGATGCTGCAAAACTCCTTTGAAAACAGCTCCATTAGTAAGGTAGCTTATTCTATTGTGTTTATGGTCTTGATTATTTTAGCACTTAATAGCTTTCACGTCGCGATTACCTATGCCAATGAAGCGATCACCACCATGACAAGCTTTATTTTGGCACTCGTGCCGCTCTTGCTTGCATTAATGGCAGCATCAGGTGGTGCGATATCGGCAGCGTTTTTCCATCCTGTTATTCTGTTTTTAATGAATACAAGCGGCATGCTGATTTCCTACATCGTATTACCGTTATTGTTCTTGTCCACATTGCTGCATATTGTCAGCAGTTTATCAAGTCAGTATAAAGTGACACAGCTAGGTAATTTGCTGCGCAATATCAGTATAGGCATTCTTGGGATATTTTTGACGATCTTCTTAGGCGTCCTATCTGTCCAAGGAATATCAACTGCTGTTACAGATGGAATTACATTGCGGACAGCTAAATTTGTGGCAGGGAATTTTATTCCAGTAATAGGCAGGATGTTCACAGATACCGCTGATACTGTTATAAGTGCTTCTCTGTTGCTGAAAAATACAGTCGGTATTGCCGGTGTTGCCATCCTTTTAATCATTGTTGCTTTTCCGGCATTAAAAATTCTCGTCATCTCGATTATTTATAAATTTGCAGCAGCATTGCTGCAGCCGCTTGGAGGGGGTCCTGTCATCAACTGCCTGGACATTATCAGCAAAAGCGTTCTGTATGTTTTTGCAGCCTTGGCAATTGTTTCTCTCATGTTCTTTTTAAGTCTTACCGTTATCATCGCTGCAAGCAATGTGACGATGATGATGAAATAAGGTAGGTGAATAATATGAGTTTTATAACAGAATGGGTTACTAATATCATTCTATTTGTTTTGCTGGCGACAGTGATTGATATGCTGCTGCCGAATTCTACGTTTCAAAAATACGCAAAGCTCGTTTGTGGTCTTTTGCTGATCACCGTTATCCTGACACCAGTGTTTAAGCTTGTTTCAGGTGATTTTGAAAAAGTGCTTGAGGCAGCTACTATCAATCTTCCAGAAGAAAAAAATATAGAAAATTCGATAGAATCGCAAAAAAAAGAAATACAAGCATCACTTGATGAATATACATTAGAAAAAATGGCTGTCCAACTGAAGGAGGATGCCAACAAGGAGTTGATAGCAGACTACGGAGTCGAAATAGATTCCATTAAACTATCGTTAAATGATCAATCAAAAGAAAGCTTTCCAGACAATTTAGACAGACTTGTCCTAGTCCTGAAGGAGGCGGATGAGGAGTCACAAGGGGCAGTGGAAGCAGTCAGTCCTGTATCCATTGACACACAGCAACCCCTTCCAGAAAGCAGTGGCAAAGAACAAGTGGATACAGCTAATATTGTTTCATTTCTATCAGGTAAATGGGATGTGCCAGAAGGTAACATCGCCATTCTAGCTAAAGGAGGGGAGTAGTGCAGATATGGAAAAAGACAATGACAAGGATAAGGATAAGGCCACGGATAAAGATAAGGCACAAGGTCCGATTACTTTTCTAAAAAAAATGCTGTCTGGCAACAACAACAAAAAGCAAGGGAAGGCCCAGTATTTAATTATTGTTGTATTGTTCGGGGCTGCCATTATGCTGTTAAGCAACATGTTCTTTAAAGATGGGAACGCAGATGTTTCAGCTTTTAATCAAAACGAGGCAGCAAGCACAGACCAGGCAGAAGAGGTATTTGGTCAGAAATCCGGCAATTCAACAGACATTACTGATTACGAAAAACTCTACACAGATCAAATCAAAGACGCGATCAATGCAATGGCTGGTGTGAAGGATGCAGTTGTTTATGTCAATATTGATGGCTCTGAGACGAAGGTGTATGAAAAGAATAAGACCAATTCAAGCCAGACAACACAAGAAGAGGATCCTCAGGGCGGAAAGCGAACTGTCGAAGAAAACTCCTCAGAAGAGAGTTTGGTAACAGTGCCAAATGGAGATAAGCAAGTTCCAATTGTTGTGGAAACGAAGAAGCCGACAATTAGAGGTGTTCTTGTCATTGCAAAAGGAGCTGAAAATATAAAAGTGAAAAGCATGATAGTTGAGGCGGTTACAAGGGCATTGGATGTCCCAAGCCACCGGGTATCTGTTCAAGCAAAACAAAATTAAGGGGGATTCATAAATGTTATTGAAAAAGCAAACGGTATGGTTATTGACAATGTTAAGCTTAGTGGTTGTATTGACAGTGTATTACACAACATCACCAGAACAGACAAATGAATTTGCGACAACAGAAGACGCAGCGAAGGAAAACACAGCAAAAGAAGAAGCAGCTACTGAAAATGCGAAAGGAGATGCTGCGGCAGAGGATGGCAGCTCTGTATCAACGATTGCCTCTGACGAAGTATTTGAAGAAATGAGATTGCAATTGGATGAACAGCGCAGCAAACAAGAAGAGCAGCTGACTGAAACAATGTCAGAAGCAAAAACAGCTGAGGAAAAAAGCGCGGCTCAAGACAAAATTGAGGAGCTGCAAAAGCTGTCTGATAATGAAAAAATGATGGAAACACTGATTAAAGCGGAAAATTATGATGATGTGCTTGTCCGTGCTGTTGACGGAAAAGTAAATGTAACTGTAAAAGCTGGCGAGCTATCTGCTGAAGCAGCCAATGATATCGTCCAATTAGTTAGAGAAAACTTAAACCAGCCAAACGCCTTTGTTGCAGTGAAAATCGATCCTAAATAAGAAAAAAGGCAAAAAGGGAAGACAGCTTTCCTTTTTGCTTTTTTTTATTTTTGTCAGAAGAAAAAATGATGTGAATAGTTATTTTCTGCAGAAAATGGTATGATAATTTAGCAGAAGGAATAAATAACTGCAAGAAAAATGATACTGAATGATAGAAGTGGTTGAACTATTAGAAGGTCTTATCGTATGATATTAGTATCTAGTCATAAAGAATTGTAATGAAGGAGTGCAAAAGCATGTTAAAAATAGAAGAAATCAAGGATCTGATTAACCTTATCAACGATTCAAACATTAGCGACTTCGTATATGAAAATGAAGGAGCGAAAGTAGAAATCAAAAAAAATCGTCCTGAGGTTCAAGCAATCGCAGCTGTAAGTGCACCTGCACCTATACAGCAGATTCAAGCAGTTCAGCCGCAAGCAGCACAAGTAGTCCAAGAAGAAGCGGCTCAAGCTCCTGCGGTAAGCTCAAATGAGAACTTACATAAAGTAACTTCGCCGATGGTAGGAACTTTCTATCAATCTGCAACACCTGATGCACCTGCATATGTGTCTGTTGGAGATAAAGTGTCAAAAGATACAGTAGTATGTATTGTGGAGGCAATGAAGCTATTCAACGAAATCACTGCAGAGGTTGAAGGGGAGATTGTCGAAATTCTTGTTAAAGACGGCGAGCTAGTAGAATACGGTGAACCTTTATTTTTAGTGAAGGCTCTGTAAAGAGAGGGTTTAACATATGATTAAGAAGCTATTAATCGCAAACAGAGGAGAAATAGCGGTACGGATTATCAGAGCGTGCCGTGAAATGAATATTGAAACGGTAGCAGTATTTTCAGAGGCGGACAGAGAAGCCCTTCATGTTCAGCTCGCAGATGAAGCTATTTGCATCGGGCCGACTTCCTCTAAGGAAAGCTACTTGAACTTTACAAATATTATCAGTGCAGCAATGCTGACTGGCAGTGATGCAATCCATCCTGGTTACGGATTCTTGGCAGAAAATGCCGACTTCGCAGAGCTTTGCCGTGATTGCAACATAACTTTTGTGGGACCAAGTCCAGAAGCCATTAATAAAATGGGAACAAAAGACGTTGCGAGAGAAACAATGCGCGAAGCTGGTGTTCCGATTGTGCCAGGATCTCAAGGCATCATAAAGGATGTGGAGGAAGGCATCAGTCTTGCAGAGAAAATTGGCTATCCTGTTATCATTAAAGCAACTGCAGGCGGAGGCGGTAAGGGTATCCGTGTTGCAAGAACAGAAGAAGAGCTTATCAACGGAATTAACATCACTCAACAAGAAGCTTTAACAGCTTTCGGTAATGCTGGTGTTTACTTAGAGAAGTTCATTGAAGACTTCCGTCATGTTGAACTGCAAGTACTTGCTGATAACTACGGCCAAGTAATTCATTTAGGTGAAAGAGACTGTTCTATTCAAAGAAGACTGCAAAAGCTTTTGGAAGAGACTCCTTCACCAGTATTGACAGAGGAAATTCGTGAAAGAATGGGTGCAGCTGCAGTTAAGGCAGCAGAAGCTGTGAAATACAGCGGTGCAGGCACGGTTGAATTTATTTACGATTACCAAAATCAACAGTTCTACTTCATGGAAATGAACACTCGTATTCAAGTAGAGCATCCTGTTACAGAAATGGTAACGGGTATTGATTTGATAAAAGAGCAAATACTAGTAGCATCTGGAAAACCATTGGCTGTAACGCAAAAGGATGTTGAATTTAATGGATGGGCGATAGAATGCCGTATCAATGCTGAAAATCCTGCAAAGAATTTCATGCCGTCAGCTGGAAAAATCAATATGTATCTTCCGCCAGGTGGTTTAGGTGTTCGTGTTGATTCTGCAGCATATCCAGGCTACACAATCCCGCCATACTATGACAGTATGATCGCGAAGGTGATTACATATGGCGCGACAAGAAATGAAGCAATCGCACGTATGAAGCGCGCACTTAGTGAATTTGTTATTGAAGGCGTTCATACAACAATCCCGTTTCACTTGAAACTCCTTAATCATGAAAAATTTGTAGAAGGAAACTTCAACACAAAGTTTTTAGAGATGTATGATTTGATGAAATCCGAAGATTAAAGGGAGGAACCAAAATGAGCGAATCAACTATTTTAGATATGAACCAGGAATACACTGGCTTGGGAAAAGTGGAAATTGCTCCTGAAGTCATCGAAGTAATCGCTGGGATTGCAGCATCTGAAGTGGAGGGTGTAGCCCAGATGAGAGGAAACTTTGCTTCTGGAGTTGTGGAAAAGCTGGGTAAAAAGCTGCACAACAAAGGAGTTAAAGTGGAGCTCGCTGAAGATGGCATAAAGGTGGATGTCTATTGTGTGATGAACTTTGGCATTTCCATCCCGCAAGTCGCACAGCAAATACAAGATAATATTCGCCAAACACTGCTTAATATGACAGCGTTAGTAGCGGAAGAAATTAATATACATGTGGTTGGCGTTCAGTTTGAGAATGCGAAACAAGACACAGAAACACAGCAAGAGATGTAAATAAATAAGCTGCTTTGAGGATATGCTTAACTTTTTCTACATATAGCGTTCCAAGCTATGTGTAGAAAAAGCTGCAATGGCTCTTGGCAGCTTTTTTAGTGCGGAAAGTTTCCAAAAGTTTAATGGTGAATAGAAGTTTCTGTCTATATATGCTATTATCTTTTTAGCATGTTAAGATGGTAATAGGAAAATGGCCGAATGACATAATGATAAAGAGTCCAAGACATGGATTCTTTAAAAGAATAATGGACAAGCATGTTTTACATGCAAGTGTTTAAAGGAGCATAAAAGAAATGAAAAGAAGAACGGCAAGAGAAAAGGCGCTTCAAGCGTTATTTCAAATTGACCTAAGTGAAATAGACAAGAATGAAGCAATCATCCATGCACTTGATGGCGAAAAGCCGGATGTATATCTGTCTGCACTTGTTAATGGAGTACTAGACCACCAAGTGTCAATTGATGAGCAAATAAGCAAGCATTTGGAAAATTGGACAATCGACAGAATTGCCAATGTAGACAGAAATCTTTTAAGAATTTCTGTTTATGAACTTTTATATGGTTCCGAGGAAGTGCCGGCAAATGTTGTCATTGACGAAGCGGTAGAAATTGCAAAAGCATATGGTGACGACAAGTCCAGCAAGTTTGTTAATGGACTGCTTTCCAAAATCAAAAACAGTTTGTAAAGTTTATGAATAGGGAATAGAAAGAATCGTTCACAATAGAGATACGCGAACACATTAAAGGGAAAGCAGATATACTGCCATTCCCTTTTATCCTGTAAGGGAGCGTTTAAAATGGAAAATAGGTATTTGACAATACAAGCTTTAACGAAATACATAAAAAGAAAATTCGACGCCGATCCCCATTTGCAGCATGTCCATGTTAAGGGCGAAATATCAAATTTCAAACAGCATAGCAGTGGACATATGTACTTCACCTTAAAGGACGATAAGGCAAGAATCCTTGCTGTCATGTTTGCGAGAAGTGCCCAAGGGATGAAATTTAAGCCGGAAAACGGGATGAAGGTCCTTGTGAAGGCTTCCGTTACTGTGTATGAGCAAAGCGGCCAATATCAAATGTATGTTCAAGAAATGAGTCCAGACGGTATCGGCGACCTGTATTTGGCT
This window encodes:
- a CDS encoding M24 family metallopeptidase, which produces MEKLTKLREALATAGVDGIVIASNYNRRYISNFTGSAGVVLISGEGAKFITDFRYTEQAASQCVGFDIVKHSGPIQKEVAEQAEKLGIKKLGFEQDYLTFTEYRLYEAVFNGELVPVSGLVEKLRLIKTREEIKILKEAAEIADAAFAHILKFIKVGKTELEVSNELEFFMRKAGAVSSSFDTIVASGTRSALPHGVASEKLIEAGDFVTMDFGAYYKGYVSDMTRTVAVGKPDEKLKEIYDIVLQAQLKGMEGIKPGLTGIQADALTRDYISAHGYGEYFGHSTGHGIGLEVHEGPGLSSKSETVLESGMVVTVEPGIYIPGLGGVRIEDDTIITDDHNEALTHSPKELIIL
- the efp gene encoding elongation factor P gives rise to the protein MISVNDFKTGLTIEVDNGIWRVLDFQHVKPGKGAAFVRSKLKNLRTGAVQEKTFRAGEKVAKAQIDNRKMQYLYASGDQHVFMDQESYDQIELSADAIEYELKFLQENMEVYIMMYQTETLGVELPNTVVLEVTETEPGIKGDTASGGTKPAILETGLSVQVPFFINQGDKLIINTAEASYVSRA
- a CDS encoding LysM peptidoglycan-binding domain-containing protein, producing the protein MAAGDTLSAISQRYGVSVSAIAEANNIQNVNQIYAGQKLVIPEG
- a CDS encoding alkaline phosphatase, which encodes MKTKLFRCICLLLTIWMAFGSSPYALAANGPKNVILLIGDGMGLGQMEIASLFEHGKEGRLFLQTLPNTALVKTYSANNNVTDSAAGGTAIAIGKKTNNGMIGMTKDGKNSPSILDVFKANGNKTGIVSTNSVTDATPASFTASVKDRWADQEEIARQQLENNIDVVMGGGSMYFGKNRELIKKYKAQGYTFVTSKNELASANGDKLLGLFASKHLSFKQDRKELKSTEPTLTEMAGKTIEALVNGNKGFFAVIEGARIDHAAHSTDITSIWKETIEFDEAVKYCVEWAQKRQDTLVIVAADHETMGISVTEPMDIKALKNIQITPELMAQKLTKDANTKDYSTESIMRVFQKYANVKLTNEELVHFKESIKKKDGSIYPEQKVGREIGRIIASHYHAGILDSTTQQLSHTTGGHTGNMIALFAYGKGAEKFHGVIDNTDISKIIANMKGYDFGN
- the spoIIIAA gene encoding stage III sporulation protein AA, with the translated sequence MNTFYSFLPKKIADQLLTLSPAERERIEEIRIRIGRPLEISLHDGVRFIDMEMTKEDAFQFLNKLSHYSVYTIDEELKRGYITVEGGHRIGLAGKVILEESSVKAIRDIASFNVRIAKEKIGSAEPFAPFLYNGAKWLHTMIIGPPQTGKTTILRDLARIVSTGHALHNIPALKVGIVDERSEIAGCLDGIPQMTFGTRVDVLDSCPKAEGMMMMIRSMSPNVLIVDEVGRKEDGEAILEAVNAGIQLMMTTHGTSFEEIKNRPTLKPIMESGIFERYVELSRANGPGTVSAIRNGHGQILREMKVM
- the spoIIIAB gene encoding stage III sporulation protein SpoIIIAB; this translates as MMKIIGAIIIIATTSLGGMEIARSFSERPKQLRQLKSALQSLEAEIMYGHTPLHEAARRLAEQLHQPLSTFFDNFSQKLMTEETTVRDAWTTCLDDIWKRTAMKKPELEIMKQFGETLGRHDRASQQKQIMLTLTHIEREEQEARDHQLRYEKMFKSLGVLSGLLIVILLM
- the spoIIIAC gene encoding stage III sporulation protein AC → MGLEVDIIFKIAGVGIVVAFLHTILDQVGKKEYAQWVTLFGFIYILFMVANIVDDLFQKIKSVFLFQG
- the spoIIIAD gene encoding stage III sporulation protein AD, with amino-acid sequence MIEILQIVGIALISTFLALIIKEQKPNIAFLLVVFVGCVIFLFLVDQIASIIEMVESIALNAKVNTVYVETILKIIGIAYIAEFAVQITKDAGQGAIASKIELAGKILILAMAVPILTVLVETIINMIPN
- the spoIIIAE gene encoding stage III sporulation protein AE is translated as MKTKLKIVLVFLFTFFLFINPVVQAESPQDDTEEEATTSQAFSPEEVVQSQIDSLDLTELKGFWESITNEYGGYLPEIQKGSLYDFIKGEKDFDFSMFFSGLTKFIFHEVVVNGKLLGSLILLTVFSMLLQMLQNSFENSSISKVAYSIVFMVLIILALNSFHVAITYANEAITTMTSFILALVPLLLALMAASGGAISAAFFHPVILFLMNTSGMLISYIVLPLLFLSTLLHIVSSLSSQYKVTQLGNLLRNISIGILGIFLTIFLGVLSVQGISTAVTDGITLRTAKFVAGNFIPVIGRMFTDTADTVISASLLLKNTVGIAGVAILLIIVAFPALKILVISIIYKFAAALLQPLGGGPVINCLDIISKSVLYVFAALAIVSLMFFLSLTVIIAASNVTMMMK